One Papaver somniferum cultivar HN1 chromosome 10, ASM357369v1, whole genome shotgun sequence genomic window carries:
- the LOC113318030 gene encoding uncharacterized protein LOC113318030 — MGEHSCEVAVRVLGSGPSGYTGSTAFPISNEYEIESETTWEFRIKKFTRIMDGLDQLPAPLPLFYFGEGKLMYELLSAEGVVIARAIHTTDDQLDLYSPPSRDDDDDSFVEEQVDAYDPRYLHVGDGASSESVHSDSLDYPNEESSDGGKGSDGWGSDVIP, encoded by the exons ATGGGCGAACACTCATGCGAGGTTGCTGTACGTGTGCTTGGTTCTGGTCCTTCTGGATATACTGGGTCCACTGCTTTTCCAATTTCCA ATGAGTATGAGATTGAGAGCGAAACAACATGGGAATTTCGAATTAAGAAGTTCACAAGAATCATGGATGGCCTTGATCAATTACCTGCTCCCCTACCACTCTTTTATTTTGGTGAAGGAAAACTTATGTATGAGCTTTTATCAGCTGAAGGTGTTGTCATAGCAAGGGCCATACATACTACTGATGATCAGTTGGATCTCTATAGCCCTCCTTCaagggatgatgatgatgattcgtTTGTTGAGGAACAAGTTGATGCTTATGATCCCAGGTACCTGCATGTTGGTGATGGAGCGTCTTCTGAAAGTGTTCATTCCGATTCGCTTGATTATCCCAATGAAGAGTCGAGCGATGGCGGTAAAGGAAGTGATGGTTGGGGATCGGATGTAATCCCATGA